From a single Paenibacillus sp. FSL R5-0345 genomic region:
- a CDS encoding L-ribulose-5-phosphate 4-epimerase — MLEQLKEEVFQANLELPKQGLIKYTWGNVSAIDRETGLFVIKPSGVGYDTMKASDMVVVDLDGNVVEGDMRPSSDTPTHAVLYKHYSEIGGIVHTHSTWATIWAQAGLDVPVMGTTHADTFYGSIPCARFLTQEEIDRGYEAETGNVIIETFEQRGIDIMAVPGVLLKGHGPFTWGKDAKSAVMNSVVLDEVSKMNLFARELNHFAEELPQRILDKHYLRKHGKDAYYGQK, encoded by the coding sequence ATGTTAGAGCAGCTTAAAGAAGAGGTTTTTCAAGCCAATCTAGAATTACCGAAACAAGGTCTTATTAAATATACATGGGGAAATGTGAGTGCGATTGATCGTGAAACTGGTTTATTCGTAATCAAACCAAGTGGTGTAGGCTACGACACAATGAAAGCCAGTGACATGGTCGTTGTTGATCTCGATGGTAATGTGGTTGAAGGTGATATGAGACCTTCATCCGATACCCCTACTCACGCTGTGCTTTACAAGCATTACTCCGAAATCGGCGGGATTGTGCATACGCATTCCACTTGGGCAACTATCTGGGCTCAAGCAGGATTGGATGTTCCTGTTATGGGAACGACGCATGCAGATACCTTCTATGGTTCCATTCCTTGTGCTAGGTTCTTGACGCAAGAGGAAATCGATCGGGGGTATGAAGCCGAAACAGGTAATGTGATCATCGAGACCTTTGAACAACGCGGAATAGATATTATGGCGGTTCCTGGTGTTTTACTTAAAGGACACGGACCCTTTACTTGGGGAAAAGATGCAAAATCGGCGGTAATGAACAGCGTAGTCTTGGATGAAGTATCCAAAATGAATTTATTTGCAAGAGAGCTGAACCATTTTGCCGAGGAATTGCCACAACGTATTTTAGATAAACATTACTTGCGCAAACATGGAAAAGACGCTTATTACGGACAAAAATAA
- the araA gene encoding L-arabinose isomerase, giving the protein MSTAVAKEFWFVVGSQHLYGEEALAEVKAHAQTMTDALNKSGVLPYPLVLQGLAVSADKITNIMKEVNYRDEVAGVITWMHTFSPAKMWIRGTKMLQKPLLHLATQYNESIPWATIDMDFMNLNQAAHGDREYGFINARLNKQNKVVVGYWERPEVQKQIAEWMDVAVAYNESFNIKVARFGDNMRNVGVTEGDKVEAQIQFGWTVDYFGIGDLVQIISEVKEEEIDALFAEYADLYEFDYGTYSKEAWEASVRVQASYEIAIKRFLDQGGYNAFTSNFEDLHGMKQLPGLAVQRLMAQGYGFAGEGDWKTAALDRLFKVMSHNQSTGFMEDYTYELSVGQESILQSHMLEVDPTLASNKPKILVAPLGIGGKDDPARLVFDGKGGDGVVVSMVDFGTHYKLLINEVTAFEPTVPAPNLPVARVLWNVKPNFQDGVKAWIENGGGHHTVVSLTLTTDQIIAYAKLVNLEYVVIK; this is encoded by the coding sequence ATGTCAACAGCAGTAGCAAAAGAATTTTGGTTCGTCGTAGGTTCACAACATCTTTATGGTGAAGAAGCATTGGCTGAAGTTAAAGCACACGCACAAACAATGACAGATGCTTTGAATAAAAGCGGAGTTTTGCCATACCCACTAGTATTGCAGGGTTTGGCTGTCAGCGCAGATAAAATCACAAACATCATGAAAGAAGTTAACTACCGTGACGAGGTTGCGGGTGTTATCACTTGGATGCATACATTCTCGCCTGCAAAAATGTGGATTCGCGGAACAAAAATGCTGCAAAAGCCATTGCTTCATCTGGCTACGCAATATAATGAAAGTATTCCTTGGGCAACCATTGATATGGATTTCATGAACCTTAACCAGGCGGCCCATGGTGACCGTGAATATGGTTTCATTAATGCACGTTTGAACAAACAAAACAAAGTGGTTGTAGGCTATTGGGAACGCCCTGAAGTTCAAAAGCAAATTGCAGAATGGATGGACGTAGCCGTTGCTTATAACGAAAGCTTCAATATCAAAGTTGCCCGTTTTGGCGACAACATGCGTAACGTTGGTGTTACTGAAGGGGATAAAGTGGAAGCCCAAATTCAATTTGGTTGGACAGTAGACTACTTCGGTATTGGCGATCTCGTACAAATCATTAGTGAGGTTAAAGAGGAAGAAATCGATGCTTTGTTCGCTGAGTATGCTGATCTTTATGAATTTGATTATGGTACTTACAGCAAGGAAGCTTGGGAAGCCAGTGTAAGAGTTCAAGCAAGCTATGAAATTGCTATTAAGCGGTTCCTGGATCAAGGCGGCTACAATGCCTTCACGTCGAACTTTGAAGATTTACATGGTATGAAGCAACTCCCAGGACTTGCTGTTCAACGCCTGATGGCTCAAGGGTATGGCTTCGCTGGAGAGGGTGATTGGAAGACTGCAGCACTTGATCGCTTGTTTAAAGTAATGAGCCATAATCAATCTACAGGCTTTATGGAAGATTACACGTATGAATTATCGGTTGGTCAAGAATCCATCCTTCAATCCCATATGCTGGAAGTAGATCCTACTCTAGCAAGCAACAAACCAAAAATCCTCGTGGCGCCACTAGGTATTGGTGGTAAGGATGATCCTGCCCGTTTAGTATTTGACGGTAAAGGAGGAGACGGCGTAGTGGTTTCCATGGTAGACTTCGGAACTCATTACAAGCTTTTGATCAATGAAGTAACTGCATTTGAACCGACAGTACCCGCACCAAACCTTCCAGTAGCCCGCGTTCTTTGGAATGTAAAACCTAACTTCCAGGATGGAGTTAAGGCTTGGATTGAAAATGGTGGCGGTCACCACACCGTTGTATCCTTGACTTTAACCACGGACCAAATTATTGCTTATGCTAAACTTGTGAATTTGGAATATGTAGTTATTAAATAA
- a CDS encoding glycosyl hydrolase family 8, with protein sequence MSMTQQGAFYTGEYRNLFKKLGFSVEEINAKLEETWNDLFYGDPDVRIYYPQDEDKSYILDTGNLDVRSEGMSYGMMMAVQMNKKDEFDRLWNFSKTYMQHKEGRYADYFAWHCKPDGTRISQGPAPDGEEFFAMALFFASKRWGNGPEPYNYSEQARTILRACVHKTEAGEGDSMWDADTKLIKFIPESTFSDPSYHLPHFYDLFALQADECDHLFWREAAEASRTYLHTTCHPITGLAPEYAHFDGTPVEPQPHGDFGHFFSDAYRVAANIGLDWSWFQKDIWQVEQCNRIQAYFRNIEVSDYRRYTIEGQPFDEPALHPTGLLATNAMASLASNGPEAEHFVRLFWDTPLRTGVHRYYDNCLYFFSLLALSGNYRIY encoded by the coding sequence ATGTCAATGACACAACAAGGTGCCTTTTATACGGGGGAATATCGTAATTTATTTAAGAAACTTGGCTTTTCAGTAGAAGAAATCAACGCCAAACTTGAAGAAACTTGGAATGATTTGTTTTACGGAGATCCGGACGTACGAATCTACTATCCGCAAGACGAGGATAAAAGCTATATTCTGGATACAGGTAATCTAGATGTTCGGTCCGAAGGAATGTCTTACGGGATGATGATGGCCGTTCAAATGAATAAAAAAGATGAATTTGATCGTTTATGGAACTTCTCCAAGACGTATATGCAGCACAAAGAAGGCCGTTATGCCGATTACTTTGCTTGGCACTGCAAGCCTGATGGCACAAGGATTTCTCAGGGACCCGCACCGGATGGGGAAGAGTTTTTTGCCATGGCCTTGTTTTTTGCTTCAAAACGTTGGGGGAATGGTCCTGAGCCTTATAATTATTCTGAGCAGGCTCGAACGATATTACGTGCTTGTGTTCATAAAACGGAAGCAGGAGAAGGCGATTCAATGTGGGATGCGGATACAAAATTGATTAAATTCATACCGGAATCCACCTTCAGTGATCCATCTTACCATCTCCCCCATTTCTATGATTTGTTCGCTCTGCAGGCAGATGAATGTGACCATCTGTTTTGGCGGGAAGCGGCGGAAGCTAGTCGTACATATCTGCACACGACATGCCATCCTATAACTGGCCTTGCTCCTGAATATGCCCATTTTGACGGTACCCCGGTAGAACCGCAGCCTCATGGTGATTTCGGGCATTTTTTCAGTGATGCTTACCGGGTTGCAGCTAATATCGGTCTGGACTGGTCGTGGTTCCAAAAGGACATTTGGCAGGTAGAGCAATGTAACCGGATACAAGCGTATTTTAGGAATATCGAAGTTTCCGATTATCGGCGGTATACTATTGAGGGACAGCCATTCGACGAACCGGCGCTGCACCCGACAGGCCTTTTAGCAACCAATGCTATGGCTTCCCTTGCTTCTAATGGCCCGGAGGCAGAGCATTTTGTACGTTTGTTTTGGGATACGCCTTTGCGCACTGGAGTCCATCGCTATTATGACAACTGCTTGTACTTCTTTAGTTTACTGGCCTTAAGTGGAAATTATCGCATTTATTGA